The DNA region CTATCCAGAGGAAGAATATACTTCATCGATTTCGGTCTGGGAGCGCAAACGGAGGAGCTGGAGGAGCGGGGCGTGGACCTCAGGGTGCTCAGGGAGGCCTTCGGGAGCACTCACGCACATATCTCGGCGCTCTTCGATGTTATCCTGAGGGGCTACATGGAGACATTTCCCGGGGGAAGAGAGGCTGTCGAGCGCATGAAGGAGATCGCGTCACGGGGTAGATACACTGAGTGACGACGGAGCGGCAGAACATGCTGCGGGGGGATAGGAAATGGTAAAAGCACCCGGCAGCTCTTTAAAAGGGGAGGCGGCGGGTGGCGAATTGAGGAGGACGGTGAGGGTGCAGCGGGAGGCGAAGGGTGCGTGAGTCAAAGGAGTGAGGTAGAGGTGAATGAAGAGAGCCGGTGAAGGGTGGAGCGGATGAGGGAGCGTTTGAGTTGGACGGAGGGGTGAGCCGGAGGGACTGGAGATGAGAATCAATGTCATAACATCCAACGAGGGTAAGTATGGCGAAATTCGGGAAATGCTGGAGGCCGCAGGCCACATGGCCTCATGGACGAAAATCCCCTATCCGGAGATACAGTCTTCCAGCCTCGACGAAGTGGTGGGGGAGAGCCTGAACTGGGTCGTGAGAAGGCTCATCCCGCTCGAGCCCGTCCTTATCGAGGACTCGGGTCTTTTCATCGATGCGCTCGGCGGCTTCCCCGGCGTTTATTCGGCCTATGTGTTCAAGACGATAGGAAACCAGGGAATACTGAAGCTCATGGCCGGTGTGGAGAACCGAGCAGCGAGGTTTGAGTCAAGGGTCGGTTTCTGGGCGCCGGGGATGGGGCCTCATATATTCAATGGGAGCTGCCAGGGCAGCATTGCACATGAGGCCGCGGGAGGCTCAGGATTCGGCTACGACCCGATTTTCATTCCCGAAGGGGAGAAGCGGACGTTCGCCCAGATGAGCCGGGAGGAGAAGGGTGCGCTCTCCCATAGAGGGAGGGCGCTCGCCGGACTCCTGAAGTTCCTCGGGTAAGAGGCTTTCGCTGATTCACTCGAGGGTGGCTTCAAGAGCGTGTCGTGAGCCGACGGGCGTAAAGAAGCGATGGAGTTTTGTCGAGGAAACTCGCGCGCTTCGCCCGTCCCGCTCATGTTGCCGACGGCTGATTTGCGATCCCATACAATCCAGGGCTACAATGCAGGCCTCATCTGATGGTGAATGTATAGGAGGCCTCAGTGGTGTTCCCCGCTGCGTCGGTCGCGACTACTACGATGCTGTGGGTCCCGCCCGACCAGCTCTGGCCCGGGAGGTTAGTCCGAATTCGGTAGATGTCTTTCGTGTAGGACTGGTAGCCCCTCTTCTCCATTTTCAGAAATATTTTTTCGGGGCTGCCGTCAAGGATGTAGTAGACCTCGGAGACTCGGGCGTTGTCGTATATATGGAGCATTATCGCTTGCTCGTAGGTGATGTTCGTCCCGTTGTCGGGTGCGATCAGCTCTATCACGGGCGGCTGGGATGGCACGAGCTCGAAGCTCCCTTTCAATTTAGAGGACCGTCCAGTGGAGTCCTCGGCCCTGATTTCGTACGTGTAGTTCCCTGTGGATGTATATGTCAGGGGGAGCATATAGAGGCCGCCTGATTCCTCCGTGAAGTTTGTGAGGCGCTCGTAAATTCCTCCGGGCCCAAGAATCACCGCGCTAATCGACGCGACGCCCGAGTTATCCGAGGCGAGAATCGCCAGCTTTATCGTGCCGCCGAGTTCCTGCTTTGCCTCAGTGCTGTCGCTCAGTACGGGCGGAGCGAGGTCCATCACGGGCGGGTTGGAGAGCAGGACCCAGAACGCGAGCCAGCAGAAGAAGAAGGACACGAGCAGGGCTGCAGCCTTCGTCCAATCCCAGCCCTCGTACGACACTTTGAACAGGTCTAGAAGGGGCTTGATGAAGAAGACCGCCAGAACACCCGCGGCGGCGCCGATGGTGAAGTCGCCGGTCAGGGCGAATAGGGCCGCGGAGACGGCGGCTATTCCAATGCCCCAAAGGGCGGCGATGATGGTCGCCTTGGCGGCCTCGAGCTCTGTCCTATAGAACCTTTTTTCATCGAAAGGCGGGGGGCCGAACTCCCTCTCCTCCCCCTCCTCCCTGCTTTTCTTTCTGGCCATCCAGGCCCTCAAGGCCCGGCGGGTTCTTAAGAGTTGCCGTGGATGGATTTATTATGCGTGTGGCCTTTTGCAGCTCCGGGGTTGTGCGCGCATGCCTGGACGGGAAAAGGGCGGGAGGAATGGGGCTCCTGGGGGGGGTTCACGTGCTCGTGGTGCGGGGGCAGGAGAGGGCGGCACAATGCTGGCTCGCATCACGCCGGGTCCCGCACCCTCCGCCACCGGCGGTGACGTGGAAAAGCAGTACCACATCGCGCTGGCGCCGGGGGAGCTGGCCGAGAGCATCCTGCTCTGCGGGGACCCGGCGAGGGCGGAACGCGTTGCGGGGCTCTTCGACGAGGGCCTCCTCACCAGAAAGCACAGGGAGTTCGTGACGCACACTGGGAGATGGCGGGGCCTCGGGATTTCAGTGATGTCAACAGGCATCGGGCCCGACAACACCGAGATAGCGCTCGTGGAGATATCGCGCATATGTAGAAGCCCGGTGCTGATAAGAATCGGGAGCTCGGGAGCCCTGAGGCCTGAGGTCCGCATCGGCGACCTGATAATATCCACGGGGGCCGTGAGGCTGGAGAACACTTCCACTTTCTTCGTCCACGAGGGGTATCCCGCGATTGCGCACCACGAGGTCGTCCTCGCGCTCCTGACCGCAGCCGTGAGAAAAAAGGTCAGGCACCACCTAGGACTTACTGCCACTGCGCCGGGCTTCTACGGCGCCCAGTGCCGCGAGGTCGAGGGCTTCCCGCTGCGCTGGCCTGGGCTTATCGACGAGCTCGCGGGCGAGGGCGTCCTGAACCTGGAAATGGAGACCAGCGCCCTGTTCACCCTCGCCGCCCTGCGCGGCTTCAGGGCGGGTGCGGTCTGCGCGGTCTATGCCCATAGGCCGTCGGGGAAGTTCGCGGATGAGAGGGAGAGGTGGGAGGCTGAGGGGAGGTGCGTTGAGGTCGGGATGGAGGCCCTGAGAATTCTTCATAAAATGGACGAAGAGAAAAGGAGAGCGGGTAGGGAGCACTGGGTACCGGAGCACCTCCTCGATAGCTCCTGAGAGTGAGGTCGCCCTGCCGATGTAGCAGAGCGTCTCCCGGCCACTCATCTCGAGCCGAATCGCTCCGGTGGCGGGGAGTTGATGGGCGTGGTAATTAAAGGCCTGTGCGCTCACGCTCAT from Thermoplasmata archaeon includes:
- a CDS encoding XTP/dITP diphosphatase, producing MRINVITSNEGKYGEIREMLEAAGHMASWTKIPYPEIQSSSLDEVVGESLNWVVRRLIPLEPVLIEDSGLFIDALGGFPGVYSAYVFKTIGNQGILKLMAGVENRAARFESRVGFWAPGMGPHIFNGSCQGSIAHEAAGGSGFGYDPIFIPEGEKRTFAQMSREEKGALSHRGRALAGLLKFLG